A window of Candidatus Margulisiibacteriota bacterium contains these coding sequences:
- a CDS encoding helix-turn-helix domain-containing protein — MSIGKYPRKAELGLKYDSSDVGLYLKKLRLDRDLSIYQLAYRAGLRESVIMRIEKGQREPRLNTLLKIVEGLGLTPARFWRIFD, encoded by the coding sequence ATGTCAATTGGCAAGTATCCGCGTAAAGCCGAGCTTGGCTTGAAATATGATTCGAGCGATGTCGGCCTTTATCTAAAAAAGTTGCGTCTGGACAGGGATTTGAGTATTTATCAGCTGGCTTACCGGGCTGGACTGCGCGAGTCCGTTATCATGCGTATCGAAAAAGGCCAGCGCGAGCCGCGTCTCAATACTTTGCTCAAAATTGTTGAGGGACTGGGACTTACTCCTGCCCGTTTCTGGCGGATTTTCGATTAG
- a CDS encoding glycosyltransferase, translating to MFWLGGFLSVLFSYLIVQKIQFNYRLRQPQAYTEKLFYRKFRRRINWDKPRDFNEKIHWLKFYSNTSRWPELADKYRVRAYVQSKGLGSALNKLYAVYATPQEIDLQALPRSFALKANNGSGDILLVPDKTKITRGKILRHFGRRKYFGVDTAEPHYLKIPPKIIVEKLLREDSGHSASLIDYKFFCFHGEPKYIYVCWDRDERKVDHLRETYDSRWRLVKNAYPRAGRYQSRGLPRPKSFAQMQKMCRRLAKGFPFVRVDWYEVEGRPVFGEMTFTPAAGFIDYYTPAFLQTLGRQIKI from the coding sequence ATGTTTTGGCTTGGCGGCTTTCTCAGCGTTCTTTTTTCGTATTTAATAGTTCAAAAAATCCAGTTCAATTACCGGCTACGTCAGCCGCAGGCTTATACGGAAAAACTTTTTTACCGGAAATTTCGCCGCCGGATCAACTGGGATAAGCCGCGCGATTTCAATGAAAAAATTCACTGGCTGAAATTTTACTCCAACACATCGCGCTGGCCGGAGCTGGCTGACAAGTACAGAGTCCGCGCGTATGTGCAAAGTAAAGGGCTGGGAAGCGCGCTCAATAAACTGTACGCGGTCTATGCTACGCCGCAAGAAATTGACCTGCAGGCTCTGCCACGCTCTTTTGCGCTCAAAGCCAATAACGGCAGCGGCGATATTTTGCTCGTGCCGGACAAGACTAAAATCACGCGCGGTAAAATTCTGCGGCATTTTGGCCGGCGTAAATATTTTGGCGTGGATACCGCCGAGCCGCATTATTTAAAAATACCACCCAAAATCATTGTCGAAAAATTGTTGCGGGAAGACAGCGGCCACTCGGCCTCGTTGATCGATTACAAATTTTTTTGTTTTCACGGCGAGCCAAAATATATTTACGTCTGCTGGGACCGCGATGAACGCAAAGTTGACCATCTGCGCGAAACTTATGACAGCCGCTGGCGTCTGGTCAAGAACGCTTATCCCCGGGCCGGACGCTACCAAAGCCGCGGTCTGCCCCGACCAAAATCGTTTGCCCAAATGCAGAAAATGTGCCGCCGGCTGGCCAAAGGTTTTCCTTTTGTGCGCGTGGACTGGTACGAAGTCGAAGGCCGACCGGTCTTCGGCGAAATGACTTTCACGCCGGCCGCTGGTTTTATTGATTACTACACGCCTGCTTTTCTCCAGACCCTGGGGCGGCAAATTAAAATTTGA
- a CDS encoding MATE family efflux transporter, with protein sequence MPPPAKYVQMTTAPVGRLVCRLAVPTVVIMLTSALYNMADTFFVSSLGTEATAALGVAFPFMAIIQAVGFFFGNGAGNYLARALGAQRGSDAAKMASTSFFTAFVFGLGLAALGLIFLTPLARLLGATPALLSGTVEYLRYILLAAPFMICAFMLNNCLRFQGNAFWSMIGMVSGAALNVALDPLFIFGFNWGLSGAALATMLSQIISFLILLFLSNGVKTNVPVSPRNFAPGLGLYRELWRGGLPSLLRQSLLCLSTIMINHAAGAFGDAVIAGISIVMRIIQTLSAAIIGIGQGLQPVCGFNYGAGLYERVRQAQRFCVKLTLAILSALSLICLLWAPWIVALFRTGDPEVVAVGAWALRLQALSLPLAGQTIIDNLFLQTIGRSTAASWIALSRQGLFLLPFLIIFARFFGVIGIQLCVPAADLCAFILAVSLSAKAFREAPFIRSR encoded by the coding sequence ATGCCGCCGCCAGCTAAATATGTGCAAATGACCACCGCGCCGGTCGGGCGTTTGGTCTGCCGTCTGGCCGTGCCTACCGTGGTCATCATGCTGACTTCGGCGCTGTACAATATGGCTGACACTTTTTTTGTCAGCTCGCTGGGCACGGAAGCAACCGCGGCGCTGGGCGTGGCGTTTCCTTTCATGGCGATCATTCAGGCCGTCGGTTTTTTCTTCGGCAACGGCGCGGGCAATTATCTGGCCAGAGCTTTAGGCGCGCAGCGCGGCAGCGACGCGGCCAAAATGGCTTCCACCAGTTTCTTTACCGCGTTTGTTTTTGGTCTGGGTCTGGCCGCGCTGGGATTGATTTTTTTAACGCCGCTGGCGCGTCTGCTGGGCGCCACGCCCGCGCTGCTGTCCGGCACAGTGGAATACCTGCGCTATATTCTGCTGGCGGCGCCGTTCATGATCTGCGCTTTCATGCTCAATAACTGTCTGCGCTTTCAGGGCAATGCGTTTTGGAGCATGATCGGCATGGTCAGCGGCGCGGCGCTAAATGTCGCGCTGGATCCCCTGTTTATCTTTGGTTTTAACTGGGGATTATCCGGAGCGGCTCTGGCCACTATGCTCAGCCAGATAATCAGTTTTTTGATCCTGTTGTTTTTAAGCAACGGCGTGAAAACCAACGTGCCGGTATCGCCGCGCAATTTTGCGCCAGGTCTGGGACTCTACCGGGAATTATGGCGCGGCGGACTGCCTTCCTTGCTGCGCCAGTCCCTGCTGTGCCTCTCCACGATCATGATCAACCACGCGGCTGGCGCGTTTGGCGACGCGGTCATCGCCGGCATTTCTATAGTCATGCGGATCATTCAGACACTCTCCGCGGCGATTATCGGCATCGGGCAAGGGCTGCAGCCGGTCTGCGGTTTCAACTACGGCGCCGGACTGTACGAGCGTGTCCGGCAGGCGCAGCGCTTTTGCGTAAAACTCACTCTGGCCATACTGTCCGCGCTGAGCCTGATCTGTTTATTGTGGGCGCCGTGGATCGTCGCGCTTTTCCGCACTGGCGATCCGGAAGTGGTCGCTGTTGGCGCCTGGGCTTTGCGCCTGCAGGCTCTGAGTCTGCCGCTGGCCGGACAAACAATTATCGACAATCTTTTTTTGCAGACTATCGGCCGCTCTACAGCGGCTTCCTGGATAGCCCTATCCAGACAGGGTTTGTTCTTATTGCCGTTTTTAATAATTTTCGCGCGGTTTTTCGGCGTCATCGGCATCCAGCTTTGCGTACCGGCGGCGGATCTTTGCGCGTTTATTCTGGCGGTGAGTTTGTCGGCAAAAGCGTTTAGAGAAGCTCCTTTTATCCGTTCCCGCTGA
- a CDS encoding peptidyl-prolyl cis-trans isomerase, translating into MTVNPVIALKTSEGVIRIELYPDKAPLTVQNFLAYVNAGFYDGTIFHRVIPNFMIQGGGFVSGLTQKETKDPIVNEAGNGLSNTRGTVAMARTNVVDSATAQFFINVADNVFLDHTDDTPRGFGYCVFGKVIAGLDVTDKIVSVPRGNFGQHQDVPKEDIVIISAAVEQPAP; encoded by the coding sequence ATGACCGTCAATCCAGTGATTGCTCTGAAAACCAGCGAGGGGGTTATCCGGATCGAATTATATCCAGACAAAGCGCCGCTAACAGTCCAAAATTTTCTGGCGTATGTCAACGCGGGTTTTTATGACGGTACGATTTTTCACCGCGTAATTCCCAATTTCATGATCCAGGGCGGTGGATTTGTTTCTGGTCTGACGCAGAAAGAAACCAAAGACCCGATCGTCAACGAAGCGGGCAACGGCTTGTCCAATACACGCGGGACTGTCGCCATGGCGCGTACCAATGTTGTGGACAGCGCGACCGCGCAGTTCTTTATTAATGTGGCGGACAATGTTTTTCTCGATCACACCGACGACACGCCGCGCGGCTTTGGCTACTGCGTATTTGGCAAAGTCATCGCGGGTCTGGACGTCACGGATAAGATCGTCAGTGTGCCGCGCGGCAATTTCGGCCAGCATCAAGACGTGCCCAAAGAAGATATTGTGATTATTTCCGCGGCTGTAGAACAGCCAGCGCCGTAA
- a CDS encoding threonylcarbamoyl-AMP synthase, which produces MEIKRAAEIIKSGGVVAFPTETVYGLGANALEARAVAKIFELKQRPSFDPLIVHIADPGQIFAYVVDSPCLMPLQRTYVQWLTEKFWPGPLTIVLPKNTLIPDIVTAGLSTVALRMPDNPIALELIRQSGCPLAAPSANKFGCLSPTTAEHVRKQLPSLECVLGGGAARVGIESTVISLQEDGFTILRQGVITREDLEKILPASSRAAAGLPSPGLLKSHYSPAKPLYFAGQKEIDKTRAGLISLRGADAGGYKLAEILSPAGDLREAAANLFGALHKMEDAEIDCIVAEPVPETGIGLAIMDRLRKAAYRWQAR; this is translated from the coding sequence GTGGAAATAAAACGCGCGGCGGAGATTATCAAGAGCGGCGGAGTCGTCGCTTTTCCGACAGAGACGGTTTACGGTCTGGGCGCCAACGCTCTCGAAGCCCGGGCCGTGGCCAAAATTTTTGAGCTGAAACAGCGGCCGAGTTTTGATCCGCTGATCGTTCATATCGCTGACCCCGGACAGATTTTCGCCTACGTGGTGGACTCGCCATGCCTAATGCCGCTGCAGCGCACTTATGTGCAGTGGCTGACGGAAAAATTTTGGCCGGGGCCACTGACCATAGTTCTGCCGAAAAATACGCTGATCCCCGACATTGTCACCGCCGGACTATCGACAGTCGCTCTACGCATGCCGGATAATCCTATCGCGCTGGAATTGATCCGGCAGTCCGGCTGTCCGCTGGCCGCGCCGAGCGCCAATAAATTTGGCTGCCTGAGTCCGACCACCGCCGAACACGTCCGCAAGCAGCTGCCGTCGCTCGAGTGCGTGCTGGGCGGCGGCGCGGCCAGAGTCGGCATTGAGTCAACGGTGATCTCTTTGCAGGAAGACGGTTTTACGATCTTGCGGCAGGGCGTAATCACCAGAGAAGATTTAGAAAAAATCCTGCCGGCTTCCAGCCGCGCCGCCGCTGGTCTGCCGTCGCCCGGTTTATTGAAATCTCATTACAGTCCGGCCAAGCCGCTGTATTTTGCGGGACAAAAAGAAATAGACAAAACCCGCGCCGGCCTGATCTCTCTGCGCGGCGCGGACGCGGGCGGCTATAAACTGGCCGAGATACTTTCGCCAGCCGGTGATTTGCGCGAAGCCGCGGCAAATTTATTTGGCGCGCTGCACAAAATGGAAGACGCGGAGATCGACTGCATCGTGGCCGAGCCTGTGCCGGAAACGGGGATCGGTTTGGCGATCATGGATAGACTGCGTAAGGCTGCTTACCGCTGGCAGGCGCGGTAG